CGAGCTGGCCGACGTACAGGCCGGCGCGCCAGTCGGGCGTGGCCAGCAGGTCGGTGCCGGCCTGGAAGCCGGTCACGCGGCCCTTGCTGGAGGGCGAGACGGTGCCGCCCTGGCGGATGTCGATGTCGGTGGAGAGCACGCGCGCCCAGGCGCGGCGTTCCGAACCGGTCGATGTCGTGGTGGCGCTCTTCGGATCTTCATCGCCGATGCGCTTGTGCAGGTCGCCCAGCATCGCGAGGTTGCCCTGGCGCAGCTGGCTCGGCAGCGCCGCATACAGCGAGGCTTCGGCGCGGTAGGTGGGCACGGTCACGACGAATGCGGGCGCGGGTGCGGCGAGGCCCTCGCCGCTCGGTGCGGCCGCCCCGCCGCCGCCGGTGGGCGGGGTGCCACCGCCACCGCCATCGCCATCGCCCGGAGGGGTGACGGTCGTGGTGGTGGTGGAGCGCAAATACCAGTTCTCCCCCGCCCCGCTCGCATCGGCCGCATGCAGCCGGTACTCATAGGCCCCCGCATCCACATGCCCGCCCGCCAGGCGGAACGCATCGCGGCTGGTCTGCGCCGTCGTCGTGGCCCCGTTCATGGCCGTCACCACCTCGATGCCGCTGCCCGTGGTCAGCGCCCCCAGCCCGCCCAGGTTCGTGATCTGGATGTTCGTCGTGCCGCTCGCAATCGCCGTGCAGCCGCTCAGGATCAGCCGGTCGCTCAGGCTGCTGCTCGTGCCCAGCGCCGTGCCCAGGCGCAGCGTGCCGTTCGCCCCCACCCAGGGCCCGTGCACCGTCAGCGTCGCACCCGGCGCACCGCTCAGCAGCGACACCGTGCCCGCATTCGCCATCGCCGCAATCGTCTGGCTGTGGCCCGCCAGGTCCAGCATCGCCCCCGCGGCTACCGTCACCGCGCTCGCGCTGCTGAAGGTGCCCGCCGCGCCCGCGCGCAAGCTGCCCGCCGCCACCTGGGTGGCGCCCGTGTACGTGTTCGTCCCGCTCAGCGTCAGCGTGCCCGACCCGACCTTCACCAGGTCCCCGGCGCCCGAAACCGGGCCGGACCAGCCCAGGCTGTAGGCCTGGGTATCGAAGGTGCCCGTGCCGCCCAACTGCAGCGCATTGCCCAGGCTCAGCCCGTCGGCGCCGGCGATCACGCTGGCACTCGCGCCGCTCTCGATGGCAATCGCCCCGAGCAGCGAGGCGCCCGCGTTCAGGGTCAGGCTGTTGCTGCCGCCCGTGAAGACAATCGCCGCGGCGCGCGTGACGCCGTCGCCGCCCAGCCCGCCGGCGATGGTGCCGCTGTGCAGCAGGCTCAGGTTGGCGCCGCTCACCCCCACCCCGCCCACGCCGGACGCGCCAGCGGCCCCGCCATTGCTGTTCGCCCCGCCCAGGCCGCCCGCCCCGCCGGCAATGGTGCCGCTGTTGACGAGCGTGGCACCGGCGCCGGTGGAGACCAGCCCGGCCCCGCCGTCGCCGCCGTCGCCGCCGCTGCCGGGGGCGCCGGTACCGCCCAATCCACCGCCACCGGCCCCGCCCGCACCCCCGGCACCGCCGAGGATCTGGCCGCTGTTGATCACGCTCACCGTGCTGCCGCCCAGCGTGAGGCCGGCCCCGCCCGCACCGCCGCCGCCGCCCGCGGCGTTGCTGCGCGCCGGCAGCAGTTCGGAGCCGCCCGCACCGCCGGCCCCGCCCGCGAGGGTGCCGCTGCTCGTGAAGCCCAGGCCGGGCGTGGCCGCGCGCAGGAACAAGCCGCCGCCGCCGCTGCCGCCGCCGCCGCCCTGTGAATACGCATCGCCCCCGGCGCCGCCGGCCCCGCCGGTGAAGACGCCGCTGCTGGAGACGCTGGACAGCGGATCGAGCAGGGTGGCGCCGAAGCCGCCGGCACCGCCGCCGCCTGCAGCCCAGTAGCCGTGGCCGCCCGCGCCGCCCGCGCCGCCGGTGGCGCTGCCCGAGGCGCTGGTGGTGGCCGGCGCCATGGTGTCGCCGGCATGGCCGCCGCCGCCACCGCCGCCATAGCCGTTGCCACTGGTGAAGTCGCCGGTCTGGGATTGGCCCGCGGCGCCGGCGTCGCCTTGCAGCACGCCGGGGGAGACGAGGCTGGTGGAAGCGCCGGCCGCGCCGCCCGTGCCCGGGGTGGCGCCGCCGAAGGCACCGATGTCGGCGGCGGATCCGGCGCTGGCGCCGGCTTCGGTGGAGGCGCCGCCGTCGCCGCCGTGGGCGTTGACGGTGGTGTCGTTGAGGCCGCCGCTGCCGCCCTGGCCGTCGCTGCCGCCGCTGCCGGCGTGCAGGGAGGGATCAACGGGCTGGCCGCCGATGCCTCCCGCAGCGCCCGCGGGCAGGGCCAGGCCGGCGCCCAGCAGCAGCACCGACAGGGCGATGGCGTGCAGGTGCAGGTCGGTGAGGGCGGGGGCCCCGGGGCGCGAGAGCTGGGGGGCCGCGACCCGGGCTTCGGGCGCGGCATTCCAAAATGTG
The Variovorax paradoxus genome window above contains:
- a CDS encoding autotransporter family protein, whose amino-acid sequence is MNKTIRTFWNAAPEARVAAPQLSRPGAPALTDLHLHAIALSVLLLGAGLALPAGAAGGIGGQPVDPSLHAGSGGSDGQGGSGGLNDTTVNAHGGDGGASTEAGASAGSAADIGAFGGATPGTGGAAGASTSLVSPGVLQGDAGAAGQSQTGDFTSGNGYGGGGGGGHAGDTMAPATTSASGSATGGAGGAGGHGYWAAGGGGAGGFGATLLDPLSSVSSSGVFTGGAGGAGGDAYSQGGGGGSGGGGLFLRAATPGLGFTSSGTLAGGAGGAGGSELLPARSNAAGGGGGAGGAGLTLGGSTVSVINSGQILGGAGGAGGAGGGGLGGTGAPGSGGDGGDGGAGLVSTGAGATLVNSGTIAGGAGGLGGANSNGGAAGASGVGGVGVSGANLSLLHSGTIAGGLGGDGVTRAAAIVFTGGSNSLTLNAGASLLGAIAIESGASASVIAGADGLSLGNALQLGGTGTFDTQAYSLGWSGPVSGAGDLVKVGSGTLTLSGTNTYTGATQVAAGSLRAGAAGTFSSASAVTVAAGAMLDLAGHSQTIAAMANAGTVSLLSGAPGATLTVHGPWVGANGTLRLGTALGTSSSLSDRLILSGCTAIASGTTNIQITNLGGLGALTTGSGIEVVTAMNGATTTAQTSRDAFRLAGGHVDAGAYEYRLHAADASGAGENWYLRSTTTTTVTPPGDGDGGGGGTPPTGGGGAAAPSGEGLAAPAPAFVVTVPTYRAEASLYAALPSQLRQGNLAMLGDLHKRIGDEDPKSATTTSTGSERRAWARVLSTDIDIRQGGTVSPSSKGRVTGFQAGTDLLATPDWRAGLYVGQLDGDARVSGFASGLQNLPVGRNDLRSQYFGVYGTYTGNSGFYADAVVQAGRHRYTAEPTLGAGVEGKGHSLLASIEVGQAFPLGDSGWSVEPQLQLIHQNLDLNNSAIAGAIVQPDADSGWIARAGVRVKGELGTGLGTLQPYGRFNVYKSSSGTDIVRFVNGASRTDIAAPTGGTSTELAGGFTLALGNTTSLYGEVGKLWSSGGDARVKSAINASLGVRVKW